CCGATCTCGTGCGGGAAAATATCTTCCTGACGGAAAACGAAAGCAAAGTTGCCTTCATCGATTTCGACGATGCAGGGCATGGCTTCCGCCTCTTCGATCTCGCGACGACCCTGCTGAAAAACCGCAACGAGCCGGCCTATCCGGCAATCGAGAAAGCGCTGATATCAGGCTATCGCAGCCGACGTGTGTTTTCCGACGCGGCACTGGCGAGCCTGCCGCTCTTCATGGTGCTGAGGAACCTCACCTATATCGGATGGCTTGCCGAACGCGCGGAAATTCCTGGCGCGGCAGAGCGCCTGTCCCATTACGTCGCTGAAAGTTTGGAGATGGCAAGAAAGCTCAATAAGGCAGCTTGACATCCTCCATATAATTGTTAACGTGTTAAGTAATTGGGAGTTCGGGAGGACTTCATGCCACATCTCGCCATCGAATATTCGGCCAATCTGCAGGGTCGTGCCGACATCGGCGCGCTCTGCGATCGGCTGTTGAAGACGGTCCTCGAGACCGGCCTTTTCGAGGTCGGTGCCGTGCGCGTGCGCGCCTTTCGCGCCGATCACTACGCAATCGCCGACAAGCTGCCCGAGAATGCCTTCGTCGATCTGAACTTCCGCATTGGGAAAGGTCGCACGGACGAAGAGAAAAAGCGCGCCGGCGAAGCGATCTTTGCCGCGGCCGTCGACGTTCTCGGCCCCCTCTTCGAGACGCCGCATTTCGCCCTCTCGCTGGAAATCCGCGAGATCGATGCGGAACTGAGCTGGAAGAAGAACGCCATCCATCCGCGGCTGCGCGGCAAGTAATAATCCCTTCGCGGGACGACAAAACATCAAAGGAATAGACGATGTCCAAACTGCAGGAAAACATCGCAAAGGCGGAAACCTATCTTGCCCGGTTCAAGGAGCGCGGCGTCCTGAACCGCATCAATGGCGAGGATGTGCCTGGTGACGATGGTTCCAGCTTCGAGACGATCTCGCCCGTCGATCTGAAGCCGATCGCCACCGTCGCCCGCGGCAAGGTGGCCGATATCGACCGCGCGGCAAGAGCCGCAAAGGCCGCCTTTGCCGAATGGGCCGCCATGCCCGGCGAGGCGCGCAAGAAGCTCCTGCACAAAATCGCCGACGCGATCGTCGCTCGCGCCGAAGAGATCGCCTTCGTTGAATGCATGGATACCGGACAGTCGCTGAAGTTCATGGCCAAGGCAGCCCTGCGCGGGGCCGAGAACTTCCGCTTCTTCGCCGACCGCGCACCGGAGGCCCGGGATGGCAAGGCGCTGCGCGCCGAAGGCCAGATGAACCTGACGACGCGCGTGCCGATCGGCCCCGTCGGCATCATCACGCCCTGGAATACGCCCTTCATGCTGTCGACCTGGAAGATCGCGCCGGCGCTTGCCGCCGGATGCACCATCGTTCACAAGCCGGCCGAATTCTCGCCGCTGACCGCGCGTCTGCTGGTGGAAATTGCCGAGGAAGCCGGCCTGCCGAAGGGTGTCTGGAATCTTGTCAACGGCTTTGGCGAGGATGCCGGCCGCGCGCTGACGGAACATCCGTTGATCAAGGCGATCGGCTTCGTTGGCGAAAGCCGCACCGGCTCGATGATCATGAAGCAGGGCGCAGACACGCTGAAGCGCGTGCATTTCGAGCTCGGCGGCAAGAACCCGGTCATCGTCTTTGCCGATGCCGATCTCGAGCACGCGGCCGACGCCGCCGTCTTCATGATTTATTCGCTGAATGGCGAACGCTGCACCTCGTCCTCGCGCCTGCTGGTCGAGGAAAGTGTCTACGACAAGTTCACCAACCTCGTCGCCGAGAAGGCCAAGCGCATCAAGGTCGGTCATCCGCTGGATCCGGAAACCGTCATCGGCCCGCTCGTGCATCCGGTGCATGAACAGAAGGTACTGGAATATATTGAGATCGGCCGATCGGAGGGCGCAACGCTCGCCGCCGGCGGCGAGAAGGTCAACGGCCCGGGCGGCGGTTGCTATGTCTCCCCCACCCTGTTCACCGGTGCCAACAACCAGATGCGCATCGCCCAGGAAGAAATCTTCGGGCCGGTGCTGACCGCCATCGCCTTCAAAGACGAGGCCGATGCGCTCGCCCTTGCCAACGATGTCCAATACGGCCTGACCGGCTACCTGTGGACGTCGGATGTGACCCGCGCCTTCCGTTTCACCGATCATCTCGAAGCCGGGATGATCTGGGTGAACTCGGAAAACATCCGCCATCTGCCGACCCCCTTCGGCGGGGTCAAGAGCTCCGGCATCGGCCGCGACGGCGGCGACTGGTCTTTCGATTTTTACATGGAAACCAAGAACATCGCCTTCGCCACCAAGCCGCACGCCATTCAGAAACTCGGCGGCTGAGCCGACCGCGCGTATAAAGAGGAGGAACAAATGCCCCTGCCGAAACCCAATCTCTATCCGCCCTTCAACATCGTGCGCCTCAGCCATGTCGAATTCGGCGTCACCGATCTCGCCAAGTCCCGCGCCTTCTATGTCGACACGCTCGGCCTGCAGGTGACGGACGAGACCGCGGACACGATTTACCTGCGGGCGATGGAGGAACGTGGCCATCACTGCATCGTGCTGAAAAAGTCCGACAAGGCCGAAGCCCGCGATCTCGGCTTCAAGGTGTTCGGCGACGAGGATCTTGACAAGGCTGCGCATTTCTTCAAGGGCAAGGACCTGCCGGTGGAGTGGGTCGAGCGCCCCTACCAGGCGCGGACCTTCCGAACGCGCGACCCGCATGGCATTCCCCTCGAATTCTATTCGAAGATGGACCGCCTGCCGCCGATCCACCAGAGATACGCGCTCTACAAGGGCGTGAAGCCGCTGCGCATCGACCACTTCAACTGCTTCTCGACCAATGTCGATGAAAGCGTCGCCTTCTACAACGAACTCGGCTTCCGCGTGACCGAATATACCGAGGACGAGGAAACCGGCCGCCTCTGGGCCGCCTGGACGCATCGCAAGGGCGGCGTCCATGACATCGCCTTTACCAACGGCCGCGGTCCGCGCCTGCACCACACCGCATTCTGGGTGCCGACGCCGCTCAACATCATCGACCTGCTCGACTTGATGGCGACCACCGGCTGGGTTGCCAATATCGAGCGCGGTCCAGGCCGTCACGGCATCTCCAACGCCTTTTTCCTCTACATTCTCGATCCGGACGGCCATCGTATCGAGATCTATTGCTCGGATTATCAGACCGTCGATCCCGATCTGGAGCCGATCAAGTGGGACCTCAAGGATCCGCAGCGCCAGACATTGTGGGGCGCGCCCGCTCCCAAATCCTGGTTCGAACATGGTAGCCTGTTTGCCGGTGCGGAAGTGGCCGAGCCTGATTTGAAGGCACAGCCGATTATCGCGCCTTAAGCGTTACCCTTGAGAGCGGGCAGGAAAACGCCCGCTCTCATCAACGTTCGCGAGGCGAGGAAACAGTCATGAAATTGAAAGACACAACATTGTTCCGGCAAGCCGCATTGGTCGGCGACGAGTGGATCGAAGCCGATCCATCCAATGCGATCAGGGTCGACAATCCGGCGACGGGCGAGATCATCGGCCTTGTTCCCAATCTGGGGGCTGCGGAAACCAAGAAGGCGATTGCCGCAGCCGAACTTGCACAGAAAGAATGGGCAACCCGCACCGCCAAGGAGCGCTCCGGGATCCTGCGGCGCTGGTTCGAGCTGATGATGGAAAACCAGGACGACCTCGGACGCATCCTGACGACCGAACAGGGCAAGCCGCTTCCTGAGGCCAAGGGCGAAATCGCCTATGGCGCAAGCTTTGTCGAATGGTTCGCCGAAGAGGCCCGCCGTGTCTATGGCGACATCATCCCCGGCCACCAGAAGGACAAGCGTATTCTGGTGTTGAAGCAGCCGATCGGCGTGGTCGCGGCAATTACCCCCTGGAACTTCCCGAACGCCATGATCACCCGCAAGGCCGGCCCTGCCTTTGCCGCCGGCTGCGCCATGGTCTTGAAGCCTGCCTCGCAGACGCCGTTCTCGGCGATCGCGATTGCGGTGCTTGCCGAACGCGCCGGCCTCCCCAAGGGCCTCTTCAGTGTACTGACCGGCTCAGCCCGCGCCATCGGCGGCGAGATGACGGCAAGCCCGGTCGTGCGCAAGCTGACCTTCACCGGCTCGACCGAGGTGGGCGCCGAGCTCTATAAGCAGAGCGCGCCGACCATCAAGAAACTCGGGCTGGAGCTCGGCGGCAATGCGCCCTTTATCGTATTTGACGATGCTGACCTCGATGCCGCCGTCGAAGGGGCGCTGATCGCCAAGTTCCGCAACAACGGCCAGACCTGCGTCTGCGCTAACAGGCTCTATGTGCAGGACGGAGTCTACGATGCCTTTGCCGAAAAACTCTCCAAGGCCGTCGGCACGCTCAAGACCGGCAATGGCTTCGACAACGGCATCAATCTCGGCCCGCTGATCGACGAGGCAGCCCTTGCTAAAGTCGAGGAACATATTGCCGATGCGCTTTCCAAAGGCGGTCGCGTCGTTACCGGCGGTCACCGCCATCAGCTCGGCGGACGTTTCTATGAAGCGACCGTGCTGGCCGATGTCACGCCGACGATGGCTGTCGCCAGAGAAGAGACCTTCGGGCCGGTGGCTCCCCTCTTCCGCTTCAAGGATGAGGCGGATGTCATCGCTCAGGCCAACGACACCGAATTCGGCCTTGCCTCCTACTTCTACGCCAAGGATCTCGCCCGCGTCTTCAGGGTCGCCGAAGCGCTGGAATATGGCATGGTCGGTGTCAATACCGGCCTGATCTCGACGGCCGAAGCCCCCTTCGGCGGCGTCAAGCTCTCCGGCCTTGGCCGCGAGGGTTCGCGCTACGGCATCGAGGAGTTCACTGAAATCAAATATGTCTGCCTCGGCGGCGTCGTCTGAGGTCAAGGGAAGGCCCGAGATAAAGCATAACCCATCCCTGGTTCAGTCTCATGGCGAGGCGGCCGCATTTGAAATGCTCAGCCAGCTATTCGCCGTGGGAATTGCGCAAGGGATGACACAGCGCCGAAACAACGCAGTACCAAATAGGGACGATATATGGATAGCGAAGAATTCCGTCATTGGTCTCGAAAAGTCGCCGACTGGGGCACCGATTATCGCGCGGGCCTGCGCGAGCGGCCGGTACGGGCACAGACGAAACCTGGCGATATCGCCCGGCAAATCGCCGATTCAGCACCGGAAGCGGGCGAGGAGATGGAAGCGATCTTCGCCGATTTCGAGCGCATCATCCCGGATGGTCTAACGCACTGGCAGCATCCTCGCTTCTTCGCCTATTTCCCGGCGAATGCTGCGCCGGTCTCGGTGATCGCAGACTATCTCGTCACCTCCATCGCCGCCCAGTGCATGCTATGGCAGACCTCGCCGGCGGCGACTGAGCTTGAAACTTGCGTGGTCGGCTGGCTGCGACAAGCTATGGGACTTCCGGACGGTTTTGCCGGCCTCATCCAGGATTCCGCCTCGACTGCGACGCTCGCCGCCGTACTGGTGATGCGCGAAAAGGCCCTCGGCTGGAAGGGCAACAGCGAGGGGCTTTCAGCGCAAAAGGCCGTACGCGTCTACGCCTCAAAACAAGTGCACACCTCCATTGACCGGGCGATCTGGATAGCCGGCATCGGCGAGGCAAATCTGGTACGCATTCCCACCAAAGGCCCGCTCAATGGCATGGACCCCGAAGCGCTGGATGCCGCGATCAAGGCCGACCTTGCCGCCGGCCATATCCCGGCCGGCATCATCGCCTGCACCGGCGGCACCTCGATCGGCGCCTGCGACCCGATCCGCGCGGTTGCTGAAGTCGCGAAGGCGCACGGGCTCTACCTGCATGTCGACGCCGCCTGGGCCGGTTCCGCGATGATCTGCCCCGAGTTCCGCAAGCTTTGGGACGGCGTCGAGGCCGCGGACTCCATCGTCTTCAACCCTCACAAATGGCTCGGTGCCAATTTCGACTGCTCGGTACAGTTCATCCGCAGTCCGGAAGACCAGGTACGCACGCTCGCCATCCAGCCGGAATATCTGAAGACGCACGGCCATGACGGTATCATCAACTATTCCGAATGGTCCGTGCCGCTCGGCCGTCGGTTTCGCGCGCTGAAACTCTGGTTTCTTATGCGCTATCACGGGCTTGAAGGGCTGCGTACCATGATCCGCAACCATGTGGCCTGGTCGCAAGAGCTGGCTAAACGGCTTGCCGCCGAACCGGATTTCGAACTCGTCAGCGAGCCGGTGCTGTCGCTCTTTTCCTTCCGCCATAAAGGTGGTGAGGACGTCGACCGCCACAACATTGCACTGGTCAACGCCATCAACGACGATGGCCGCATCTATCTCACGCAAACCCGCGTCGACGGGCGTATCGCTATCCGCTTCCAGGCAGGCCAGTTCGAGATGACCCGCGATGACGCCGACACGGCCTTCACGGTGATCACCGAGATTGCCCGCAGCTTGACATAGGAGACCATTTTGACCGAACGGCCCCGCCTCGCCAGCTTTTCCCACCGCGGCACCCTGAAATATGGTCTCGTCAAGACCGATGGTGTCGTCGACCTCTCTGCCCGCCATGGCGCGACATGGCCGACGCTGCGCGAAGTGATCGAGGCCGGTCGTCTCGATCAACTCGCCGAGGAAGCCAAGGACTTGAAGCCGGATTTCGCGCTTGACGACATCCGCTTCGAAATTCCCATTCCGTCGCCGGAAAAGATCATTTGCGTCGGGGTCAATTTCCCCGACCGCAATGAGGAATACAAGGATGGCCAGGCGGCACCTTCCAATCCCTCGCTGTTCATCCGCTTTCCGCGCTCCTTCACCGGACACGACCAGCCGCTGATCCGGCCGCCGGAAAGCCCGCAGCTCGACTATGAAGGCGAGATAGTCATTGTTATCGGCAAGGGTGGCCGCCGGATCGCGGAAGCCGATGCCTTCTCCCATATCGCCGCCCTGTCGCTCTGCAACGAAGGCACGATCCGAGATTGGGTGCGCCATGCGAAGTTCAACGTCACCCAGGGCAAGAACTTCGATCGCACGGGCGCGATCGGCCCCTGGCTGATCCCCTTCACGGATGCTGCGCAGCTTGAAGACATCGAACTCACGACCCGCGTCAATGGCGAAGTTCGCCAGAGCGACCGCACCAGCCGGATGATCTTCTCCTTCCGCAAGATCATCAACTACATTTCCACCTTCACCACGCTTGTTCCCGGCGACGTCATCGTCACGGGTACGCCGACGGGGGCCGGCGCCCGCTTCGATCCGCCGATCTGGCTGAAGCCCGGCGATGTTGTCGAAGTCGAGGCCGATGGCATCGGCGTCCTGAAAAACACGATCGCCGACGAGGTGCTGTGATGCTGTCCCACGATGAAATCCAGGCTGCGGCCGAAAGCCTCGACCAGGCCGAGCGGACGCGTGTCCAGACCAGGCTTCTCTCTCTCAAGCACCCGGAAATGACCATGGACGATTCCTATGCCGTCCAGAGCGCTTGGGTGCAGAAGAAGATCGCTGCGGGACGCAAGCCGATCGGCTGGAAAATCGGGCTGACGTCGAAGGCGATGCAATATGCGCTCAATATCAACATTCCCGATTCCGGCGTGCTCTTCGACGACATGGTGTTCGAGGACGGCGCGACCGTGCCGGCCGACCGCTTCATCCAACCGCGTATCGAGGCCGAGATTGCCTTCGTGATGAAGGCGCCGCTCAAGGGACCGAACGTCTCGATCTTCGATGTG
The nucleotide sequence above comes from Rhizobium sp. CB3090. Encoded proteins:
- the hpaE gene encoding 5-carboxymethyl-2-hydroxymuconate semialdehyde dehydrogenase, coding for MSKLQENIAKAETYLARFKERGVLNRINGEDVPGDDGSSFETISPVDLKPIATVARGKVADIDRAARAAKAAFAEWAAMPGEARKKLLHKIADAIVARAEEIAFVECMDTGQSLKFMAKAALRGAENFRFFADRAPEARDGKALRAEGQMNLTTRVPIGPVGIITPWNTPFMLSTWKIAPALAAGCTIVHKPAEFSPLTARLLVEIAEEAGLPKGVWNLVNGFGEDAGRALTEHPLIKAIGFVGESRTGSMIMKQGADTLKRVHFELGGKNPVIVFADADLEHAADAAVFMIYSLNGERCTSSSRLLVEESVYDKFTNLVAEKAKRIKVGHPLDPETVIGPLVHPVHEQKVLEYIEIGRSEGATLAAGGEKVNGPGGGCYVSPTLFTGANNQMRIAQEEIFGPVLTAIAFKDEADALALANDVQYGLTGYLWTSDVTRAFRFTDHLEAGMIWVNSENIRHLPTPFGGVKSSGIGRDGGDWSFDFYMETKNIAFATKPHAIQKLGG
- a CDS encoding pyridoxal-dependent decarboxylase, which encodes MDSEEFRHWSRKVADWGTDYRAGLRERPVRAQTKPGDIARQIADSAPEAGEEMEAIFADFERIIPDGLTHWQHPRFFAYFPANAAPVSVIADYLVTSIAAQCMLWQTSPAATELETCVVGWLRQAMGLPDGFAGLIQDSASTATLAAVLVMREKALGWKGNSEGLSAQKAVRVYASKQVHTSIDRAIWIAGIGEANLVRIPTKGPLNGMDPEALDAAIKADLAAGHIPAGIIACTGGTSIGACDPIRAVAEVAKAHGLYLHVDAAWAGSAMICPEFRKLWDGVEAADSIVFNPHKWLGANFDCSVQFIRSPEDQVRTLAIQPEYLKTHGHDGIINYSEWSVPLGRRFRALKLWFLMRYHGLEGLRTMIRNHVAWSQELAKRLAAEPDFELVSEPVLSLFSFRHKGGEDVDRHNIALVNAINDDGRIYLTQTRVDGRIAIRFQAGQFEMTRDDADTAFTVITEIARSLT
- a CDS encoding 5-carboxymethyl-2-hydroxymuconate Delta-isomerase, which translates into the protein MPHLAIEYSANLQGRADIGALCDRLLKTVLETGLFEVGAVRVRAFRADHYAIADKLPENAFVDLNFRIGKGRTDEEKKRAGEAIFAAAVDVLGPLFETPHFALSLEIREIDAELSWKKNAIHPRLRGK
- a CDS encoding fumarylacetoacetate hydrolase family protein, which translates into the protein MKYGLVKTDGVVDLSARHGATWPTLREVIEAGRLDQLAEEAKDLKPDFALDDIRFEIPIPSPEKIICVGVNFPDRNEEYKDGQAAPSNPSLFIRFPRSFTGHDQPLIRPPESPQLDYEGEIVIVIGKGGRRIAEADAFSHIAALSLCNEGTIRDWVRHAKFNVTQGKNFDRTGAIGPWLIPFTDAAQLEDIELTTRVNGEVRQSDRTSRMIFSFRKIINYISTFTTLVPGDVIVTGTPTGAGARFDPPIWLKPGDVVEVEADGIGVLKNTIADEVL
- the gabD gene encoding NADP-dependent succinate-semialdehyde dehydrogenase, translating into MKLKDTTLFRQAALVGDEWIEADPSNAIRVDNPATGEIIGLVPNLGAAETKKAIAAAELAQKEWATRTAKERSGILRRWFELMMENQDDLGRILTTEQGKPLPEAKGEIAYGASFVEWFAEEARRVYGDIIPGHQKDKRILVLKQPIGVVAAITPWNFPNAMITRKAGPAFAAGCAMVLKPASQTPFSAIAIAVLAERAGLPKGLFSVLTGSARAIGGEMTASPVVRKLTFTGSTEVGAELYKQSAPTIKKLGLELGGNAPFIVFDDADLDAAVEGALIAKFRNNGQTCVCANRLYVQDGVYDAFAEKLSKAVGTLKTGNGFDNGINLGPLIDEAALAKVEEHIADALSKGGRVVTGGHRHQLGGRFYEATVLADVTPTMAVAREETFGPVAPLFRFKDEADVIAQANDTEFGLASYFYAKDLARVFRVAEALEYGMVGVNTGLISTAEAPFGGVKLSGLGREGSRYGIEEFTEIKYVCLGGVV
- the hpaD gene encoding 3,4-dihydroxyphenylacetate 2,3-dioxygenase — translated: MPLPKPNLYPPFNIVRLSHVEFGVTDLAKSRAFYVDTLGLQVTDETADTIYLRAMEERGHHCIVLKKSDKAEARDLGFKVFGDEDLDKAAHFFKGKDLPVEWVERPYQARTFRTRDPHGIPLEFYSKMDRLPPIHQRYALYKGVKPLRIDHFNCFSTNVDESVAFYNELGFRVTEYTEDEETGRLWAAWTHRKGGVHDIAFTNGRGPRLHHTAFWVPTPLNIIDLLDLMATTGWVANIERGPGRHGISNAFFLYILDPDGHRIEIYCSDYQTVDPDLEPIKWDLKDPQRQTLWGAPAPKSWFEHGSLFAGAEVAEPDLKAQPIIAP